The following are from one region of the Tachysurus fulvidraco isolate hzauxx_2018 chromosome 15, HZAU_PFXX_2.0, whole genome shotgun sequence genome:
- the stk17al gene encoding serine/threonine kinase 17a like isoform X2, whose product MLDSSVMNKIGMVTNIHTRIRTEPFKNNYDLVGKELGRGKFAVVKKCVEKATRNEYAAKFLRKRRKGQDCRADILNEIAVLEAAKANPYVVGLHEVYETSSEIILVLECAAGGEIFDQCVADNDEAFTEKDVIRLARQILTGVAFLHRNNVVHLDLKPQNILLTSAQPLGDIRIVDFGLSRHVDNKSEVREILGTPEYVAPEILSYEPVTTATDMWSIGVLTYVMLTGVSPFLGEEKQETYLNISQGNVDYTDDVFHGISSLAVDFIQSLLQLDPRNRSTADECLGHPWLNTDSNSHIASTCTADEQETSQSESEPESPDSLPDIPLYPMCPGQGELKTGRDTFTFTESFPSRPEMQQELIC is encoded by the exons ATGTTGGACTCCTCCGTCATGAATAAGATCGGAATGGTGACTAATATCCACACAAGAATCCGCACAGAACCTTTTAAGAACAACTACGACCTGGTCGGTAAAGAACTCGGCAG AGGGAAGTTTGCTGTGGTGAAAAAGTGTGTGGAGAAGGCCACACGGAACGAATACGCTGCCAAGTTCCTCCGCAAAAGGCGGAAGGGTCAGGACTGCCGAGCTGACATCCTGAATGAGATCGCCGTGCTCGAAGCGGCCAAAGCCAACCCTTACGTGGTCGGGCTGCACGAGGTGTACGAGACCAGCTCTGAGATCATCCTGGTGCTTGAAtg TGCTGCCGGAGGAGAAATCTTCGATCAGTGCGTCGCCGATAACGACGAGGCCTTTACGGAGAAAGACGTGATCCGGTTGGCCCGGCAGATTCTAACCGGAGTGGCTTTCCTTCATCGCAACAACGTCGTTCACTTGGACCTAAAG CCTCAGAACATTCTGCTCACCAGCGCTCAGCCGCTCGGGGACATCAGGATCGTAGATTTTGGTCTGTCTCGACACGTGGACAACAAGTCAGAAGTGCGTGAGATCTTGGGAACTCCAGAGTATGTAG CTCCTGAGATTCTGAGCTACGAGCCAGTGACCACAGCTACAGACATGTG GAGCATCGGCGTGTTGACGTACGTGATGTTGACGGGCGTGTCTCCTTTCCTGGGCGAGGAAAAGCAGGAGACGTACCTGAACATCTCCCAAGGAAACGTGGACTACACAGATGATGTCTTCCATGGGATCTCGAGCCTCGCCGTGGACTTCATCCAATCGCTGCTCCAGCTAGACCCCAG AAATCGCTCCACAGCAGACGAGTGCCTGGGTCACCCCTGGTTAAACACGGACTCCAACAGCCACATCGCt tccacctgcaCAGCCGACGAGCAGGaaaccagccaatcagaatccgAGCCCGAGAGCCCCGATTCGCTTCCCGACATCCCGCTGTATCCCATGTGCCCAGGACAAGGGGAACTGAAAACGGGCCGAgacactttcacttttacagAGTCGTTCCCGAGTCGGCCTGAAATGCAGCAGGAGCTGATCTGTTAG
- the stk17al gene encoding serine/threonine kinase 17a like isoform X1, whose translation MLDSSVMNKIGMVTNIHTRIRTEPFKNNYDLVGKELGRGKFAVVKKCVEKATRNEYAAKFLRKRRKGQDCRADILNEIAVLEAAKANPYVVGLHEVYETSSEIILVLECAAGGEIFDQCVADNDEAFTEKDVIRLARQILTGVAFLHRNNVVHLDLKPQNILLTSAQPLGDIRIVDFGLSRHVDNKSEVREILGTPEYVAPEILSYEPVTTATDMWSIGVLTYVMLTGVSPFLGEEKQETYLNISQGNVDYTDDVFHGISSLAVDFIQSLLQLDPRNRSTADECLGHPWLNTDSNSHIATTITSTSTSTSTCTADEQETSQSESEPESPDSLPDIPLYPMCPGQGELKTGRDTFTFTESFPSRPEMQQELIC comes from the exons ATGTTGGACTCCTCCGTCATGAATAAGATCGGAATGGTGACTAATATCCACACAAGAATCCGCACAGAACCTTTTAAGAACAACTACGACCTGGTCGGTAAAGAACTCGGCAG AGGGAAGTTTGCTGTGGTGAAAAAGTGTGTGGAGAAGGCCACACGGAACGAATACGCTGCCAAGTTCCTCCGCAAAAGGCGGAAGGGTCAGGACTGCCGAGCTGACATCCTGAATGAGATCGCCGTGCTCGAAGCGGCCAAAGCCAACCCTTACGTGGTCGGGCTGCACGAGGTGTACGAGACCAGCTCTGAGATCATCCTGGTGCTTGAAtg TGCTGCCGGAGGAGAAATCTTCGATCAGTGCGTCGCCGATAACGACGAGGCCTTTACGGAGAAAGACGTGATCCGGTTGGCCCGGCAGATTCTAACCGGAGTGGCTTTCCTTCATCGCAACAACGTCGTTCACTTGGACCTAAAG CCTCAGAACATTCTGCTCACCAGCGCTCAGCCGCTCGGGGACATCAGGATCGTAGATTTTGGTCTGTCTCGACACGTGGACAACAAGTCAGAAGTGCGTGAGATCTTGGGAACTCCAGAGTATGTAG CTCCTGAGATTCTGAGCTACGAGCCAGTGACCACAGCTACAGACATGTG GAGCATCGGCGTGTTGACGTACGTGATGTTGACGGGCGTGTCTCCTTTCCTGGGCGAGGAAAAGCAGGAGACGTACCTGAACATCTCCCAAGGAAACGTGGACTACACAGATGATGTCTTCCATGGGATCTCGAGCCTCGCCGTGGACTTCATCCAATCGCTGCTCCAGCTAGACCCCAG AAATCGCTCCACAGCAGACGAGTGCCTGGGTCACCCCTGGTTAAACACGGACTCCAACAGCCACATCGCtaccaccatcacctccacatccacctccacctccacctgcaCAGCCGACGAGCAGGaaaccagccaatcagaatccgAGCCCGAGAGCCCCGATTCGCTTCCCGACATCCCGCTGTATCCCATGTGCCCAGGACAAGGGGAACTGAAAACGGGCCGAgacactttcacttttacagAGTCGTTCCCGAGTCGGCCTGAAATGCAGCAGGAGCTGATCTGTTAG